A window of the Electrophorus electricus isolate fEleEle1 chromosome 11, fEleEle1.pri, whole genome shotgun sequence genome harbors these coding sequences:
- the LOC113591981 gene encoding ecto-ADP-ribosyltransferase 4, translating to MIKALFVWVLRLLASFFSVPNDLPLDMANKSVDDAFEGCRDQMRELVIRNYLQQELNSSTHFATVWKTAIDKVNSTKSELNKTQAAAIYVYTLGGQKQVYQLFNNACRNGKNNYINGSFQFYSLYFFLTDAIQYLKSNNPFCLTSYRRTKVAFKTDVLNQEIRFGSFTSSSLLQNLSHFGHKSCFIIHTCFGAEVYNYSSLKTHEKEVLIPPYEVFKVTAIEENSKHIECDVLYTLNSTRENRSTLNCEKVPILE from the exons atgaTAAAAGCATTATTTGTCTGGGTGCTAAGACTACTGGCATCATTTTTCTCTGTACCAAAT GATCTGCCCCTTGACATGGCCAATAAATCTGTGGATGATGCATTTGAAGGCTGCAGGGACCAAATGCGTGAACTAGTGATAAGGAACTACCTCCAACAGGAGTTAAATTCTTCAACACACTTTGCAACAGTTTGGAAAACTGCAATTGATAAGGTCAACTCAACAAAATCTGAACTCAACAAAACTCAGGCTGCTGccatatatgtgtacacactGGGAGGACAAAAGCAAGTATATCAGCTCTTTAATAATGCATGTCGTAATGGAAAAAATAACTACATAAATGGTAGTTTTCAGTTTTACtcattgtatttctttttgaCTGATGCCATTCAATATCTTAAAAGCAATAATCCATTCTGTTTAACCTCATATCGTAGAACTAAGGTTGCATTTAAAACTGATGTTCTAAATCAGGAAATTCGATTTGGGTCTTTTACGTCCAGCTCTTTGCTACAAAACCTTAGTCATTTTGGTCACAAGTCCTGCTTCATAATTCACACTTGTTTTGGAGCAGAAGTGTACAATTACTCATCTCTGAAAACCCATGAGAAAGAGGTGCTAATTCCCCCATACGAGGTGTTTAAAGTCACTGCTATTGAAGAGAACTCTAAGCACATAGAATGTGATGTATTGTATACGCTCAACAGTACTCGTGAAAACAGGAGCACTCTTAATTGTGAGAAAGTTCCCATTCTGGAGTAA